A window of the Citrus sinensis cultivar Valencia sweet orange chromosome 9, DVS_A1.0, whole genome shotgun sequence genome harbors these coding sequences:
- the LOC127899911 gene encoding probable serine/threonine-protein kinase SIS8, which produces MNPASSREGTINDEDHKYYYGADKVFIRRVSSEGRKPRIAYCAQTEPSENSHKDKMLANQECINPSSIIKDSDLEELEELGSCTFGTVYRGKWRGTDIAIKRIKKSCFLGRSSEQERLIKDFWREAHIISNLHHPNVVAFYGVVPNAPGGTMATVTEYMVNGSLRHVLARKDRILDRRKKLMLMMDAAFGMDYLHMKNIMHFDLKCDNLLVNLRDPQRPICKLVGDFGLSRIKCNKLVSGGVCGTLPWMAPELLNGSNNRISEKVDVYSFGMALWEIITCEEPYANMHCGAIIGKYFGETRRDEQMFGGRILRAGVSCKSQVAREQEHEYSARPRICHSRGGPLARGIGSLPLGFEARRPGQRQLARRAFLSENQGTRSISIRPS; this is translated from the exons ATGAATCCTGCTTCAAGTAGAGAGGGTACAATCAATGACGAAGACCACAAATATTACTATGGGGCTGACAAGGTATTTATCAGGAGAGTATCATCTGAGGGGCGAAAGCCTAGAATTGCATATTGTGCCCAAACTGAACCGTCAGAAAACAGTCATAAAGACAAGATGCTTGCTAATCAAGAATGCATAAACCCAAGTTCT ATAATCAAGGACAGTGATCTTGAAGAATTGGAAGAGTTAGGTTCCTGTACATTTGGAACTGTCTATCGTGGAAAATGGAGGGGAACAGATATTGCCATTAAGAGAATCAAAAAGAGTTGTTTTTTGGGCAGATCATCAGAACAAGAACGGTTG ATTAAAGACTTCTGGAGAGAGGCGCATATCATATCAAATCTTCACCATCCAAATGTAGTAGCATTTTATGGTGTCGTCCCCAATGCACCTGGAGGAACAATGGCCACTGTAACTGAATATATGGTGAATGGATCACTGAGGCATGTCCTTGCAAGGAAGGACAG AATACTTGATCGCCGCAAAAAGCTAATGCTCATGATGGATGCTGCTTTTGGCATGGACTATTTACATATGAAGAATATCATGCATTTTGATTTGAAGTGTGACAATTTGCTTGTCAATTTGAGGGATCCCCAACGACCGATTTGCAAGTTG GTTGGAGATTTTGGTTTGTCAAGAATTAAATGCAATAAACTTGTATCCGGTGGCGTGTGTGGAACCCTTCCGTGGATGGCACCAGAGCTATTGAATGGCAGCAACAATAGGATCTCTGAAAAG GTTGATGTTTACTCATTTGGTATGGCATTGTGGGAAATCATCACCTGCGAAGAGCCATATGCCAACATGCATTGTGGTGCTATCATAG GGAAATACTTCGGTGAGACCAGACGTGATGAGCAGATGTTTGGTGGCAGAATTCTGCGAGCAGGTGTCTCCTGTAAGAGCCAAGTAGCAAGGGAACAGGAGCATGAATattctgctcgtccacgaATATGCCATTCGCGAGGCGGACCCCTTGCTAGAGGCATAGGGTCACTCCCGCTAGGGTtcgaggcgaggagacccggtcaacggCAGTTGGCGAGACGTGCCTTCCTATCCGAGAATCAAGGCACGAGGTCCATCTCCATTCGCCCATCATGA
- the LOC127899682 gene encoding UPF0481 protein At3g47200-like: protein MASEPADIVLDLVGEKLRRLTATPSDQFNIFKVPDVLRKLNEKAYEPEMLAIGPYHHGKEQLLGFEEHKTRYLKKLLERTSIPLSDYVMAMRALEERARKCYGRSISLNRDEFVQMMLLDGCFIVELICKFSRHPRHLRGDDDPNFKLGWMLPSIARDMFLLENQLPFFVIWKLFIMIHD, encoded by the coding sequence ATGGCAAGTGAACCAGCTGACATAGTGCTTGATCTTGTTGGGGAAAAGCTTCGTCGTCTAACTGCTACGCCATCTGATCAGTTCAACATTTTCAAGGTGCCTGATGTACTGCGAAAGTTAAATGAAAAGGCTTATGAACCAGAAATGCTAGCAATCGGTCCTTATCATCACGGCAAAGAACAATTATTGGGCTTTGAAGAGCACAAAACGCGGTATCTTAAAAAACTTCTAGAGCGTACGAGTATACCTTTGTCAGACTACGTCATGGCCATGAGGGCATTGGAAGAAAGAGCTCGAAAGTGTTATGGAAGATCTATAAGTTTAAACAGAGATGAGTTTGTGCAAATGATGCTTCTCGATGGTTGCTTTATTGTTGAGTTAATTTGCAAGTTTTCTCGACACCCAAGACACTTGAGAGGAGATGATGACCCAAATTTTAAACTAGGTTGGATGTTACCTTCCATAGCACGAGATATGTTTTTGCTTGAGAATCAACTtccattttttgttatttggaAGTTGTTTATCATGATTCATGACTGA